In the Calonectris borealis chromosome 11, bCalBor7.hap1.2, whole genome shotgun sequence genome, one interval contains:
- the FES gene encoding tyrosine-protein kinase Fes/Fps isoform X1 yields the protein MVSTGFPVPPQEPELHQVQTAPAAAPGGRQRQPRSRDLAAHAASSRLGRWCHGLRARAVVPAGAQRTAAAAGQRAAPPGADEEVDVTARQERPGVRGDAAPHVLPAGEARGPRAAPRRPPQRPDWGVLVGAGKPDRDAEPDPAAACGGVGGGAAGQAEPAHPRQAAAPQSLQRAVAAAQPGVCPDYAAGHGEAEGAVPQSGARQCPGQAQVPRGQQRCLPAQLPAPHLPHPHPAVSPPGPPQPPAGQLEHPTPFGTRRAAWAGQGLQGWQHGESPAWPPGSQANILWVMGLVTPSCGLGASLCTRRCGVTAPAPSSAPLPALGPPSQPHHPPPGARTPCWLLRGMRRNTGQRRGGGGCFPRPLPTDKERDKAKEKYVRSLWKLYALHNQYVLAVQAATLHHHHHYQRALPSLHQSLYSLQQEMVLVLKEILREYHSISSLVQEDVLAVHQEIAGAIRAIDPATEYSGFIQTHRYSSEVPPAVSFDESLLEETESLVPGELQLNELTIESVQHSLTSVEEELAAATEAVSSKEQRVQELQVEIRAEEQGRSPGERVHLLGKRQGLQEVQQQLEGCLCTQAKLQAQRDLLAGKLAELGAGEPLPALPLQEDRQSVSSVEQERSGATALETLKNHISGIFSPKYLLPPPVPLIPEVQKPLCQQVWYHGAIPRSEVQELLSCSGDFLVRESQGKQEYVLSVLWDGQPRHFIIQAADNMYRLEGEGFPTIPLLIEHLLQSQQPITRKSGIVLARAVPKDKWVLNHEDVLLGERIGRGNFGEVFSGRLRADNTPVAVKSCRETLPPELKAKFLQEARILKQYNHPNIVRLIGVCTQKQPIYIVMELVQGGDFLSFLRSEGPHLRVKELIKMTENAAAGMEYLESKHCIHRDLAARNCLVTEKNALKISDFGMSREEEDGIYASTGGMKQIPVKWTAPEALNYGRYSSESDVWSFGILLWEAFSLGAVPYTNLSNQQTREAVEQGVRLDAPEQCPEEVYQLMQRCWEYDPRKRPSFSTIHQDLIAIRKRHR from the exons ATGGTCAGCACCGGGTTTCCTGTTCCTCCCCAGGAGCCGGAGCTGCACCAGGTCCAGACTGCGCCGGCTGCGGCCCCGGGAGGACGCCAGCGCCAACCCCGCAGCAGGGACCTCGCGGCACACGCAG CCTCCTCCCGCCTGGGACGGTGGTGCCATGGGCTTCGGGCCAGAGCTGTGGTGCCCGCAGGGGCACAGCGCACTGCTGCGGCTGCAGGACAGCGAGCTGCGCCTCCTGGAGCTGATGAAGAAGTGGATGTCACAGCGCGCCAAGAGCGACCGGGAGTACGCGGGGATGCTGCACCACATGTTCTCCCAGCTGGAGAAGCAAGAGGGCCCCGGGCAGCTCCGCGCCGGCCACCACAGCGGCCAGATTGGGGAG TCCTGGTGGGTGCTGGCAAGCCAGACAGAGATGCTGAGCCAGATCCTGCGGCGGCATGCGGAGGAGTTGGCGGCGGGGCCGCTGGCCAAGCTGAGCCTGCTCATCCGCGACAAGCAGCAGCTCCGCAAAGCCTTCAgcgagcagtggcagcagctcagccaggaGTATGCCCGG ACTACGCAGCAGGACATGGAGAAGCTGAAGGTGCAGTACCGCAGTCTGGCGCGCGACAGTGCCCAGGCCAAGCGCAAGTACCAAGAGGCCAGCAAAGGTgcctgccagcccagctcccggccccccacctgccccatccccatcctgctgTGTCTCCTCCCGGCCCGCCTCAGCCCCCAGCGGGTCAGCTGGAGCACCCCACGCCCTTTGGGACCCGcagagcagcctgggctgggcaggggctccAGGGGTGGCAGCATGGGGAGAGTCCAGCCTGGCCCCCGGGGAGCCAGGCAAATATCCTGTGGGTTATGGGTCTTGTGACACCGAGCTGTGGGTTGGGAGCATCCCTGTGCACCAGAAGGTGTGGTGTGAccgccccagccccatcctcagcccccctgcctgccctgggacccccctcccagccccatcacCCCCCGCCAGGTGCCCGTACACCTTGCTGGCTGCTCAGGGGGATGCGCCGCAACACGGGCCAGCGGCGTGGCGGTGGTGGGTGTTTTCCACGGCCTCTCCCCACAGACAAGGAGCGAGACAAGGCGAAGGAGAAGTATGTGCGCAGCCTCTGGAAGCTCTACGCCCTGCACAACCAGTATGTGCTGGCCGTGCAGGCGGCCAcgctccaccaccaccaccactaccagCGGGCGCTGCCCAGCCTCCACCAGTCCCTCTACAGCCTGCAGCAGGAGATGGTCCTTGTCCT GAAGGAGATCCTCAGGGAGTACCACAGCATCAGCAGCCTGGTGCAGGAGGACGTGCTAGCTGTGCACCAGGAAATTGCCGGTGCTATCCGGGCCATCGACCCAGCCACCGAGTACAGCGGCTTCATCCAGACCCACAG GTACAGCTCCGAAGTGCCACCGGCTGTGTCCTTTGATGAGAGCTTGCTGGAGGAGACGGAGAGCCTGGTgccaggggagctgcagctgAACGAACTGACCATCGAGAGCGTCCAGCACTC CCTGACATCGGTCGAGGAGGAGCTGGCAGCCGCCACGGAGGCTGTGAGCAGCAAGGAGCAGCGggtgcaggagctgcaggtggAGATCCGGGCCGAGGAGCAGGgccggagccccggggagag GGTGCACTTGCTGGGCAAGCGGCAGGGGCTGCAAGAGGTGCAGCAGCAGCTCGAGGGCTGCCTCTGTACCCAGGCCAAGCTGCAGGCGCAGCGGGACCTGCTGGCTGGGAAGCTGGCGGAGCTGGGCGCCGGGGagcccctgcctgcgctgcctctgcAGGAGGACCGGCAATCGGTCTCCTCCGTG gagcaggagaggagcGGGGCCACCGCGCTGGAGACCCTCAAGAACCACATCTCGGGCATCTTCAGCCCCAAGTACTTG CTGCCGCCCCCAGTGCCCCTGATCCCAGAGGTGCAGAAGCCGCTGTGCCAGCAGGTCTGGTACCATGGGGCCATCCCGCGCTCAGAGgtgcaggagctgctgagctgcagcggGGACTTCCTGGTGCGGGAGAGCCAGGGCAAGCAGGAGTACGTGCTCAGCGTGCTGTGGGACGGGCAGCCCCGGCACTTCATCATCCAGGCTGCCGAT AACATGTACCGGCTGGAGGGGGAAGGCTTCCCCACTATCCCACTGCTGATCGAGCacctcctgcagagccagcagcccaTCACCCGGAAGAGTGGAATCGTCCTGGCCAGGGCCGTGCCCAAG GACAAATGGGTACTCAACCACGAGGACGTGCTGCTGGGGGAGCGCATTGGCCGG GGTAACTTTGGGGAGGTATTCAGCGGCCGCCTGCGTGCTGACAACACCCCTGTAGCTGTGAAATCCTGCCGGGAAACCCTCCCGCCCGAGCTCAAGGCCAAGTTTCTGCAGGAAGCCAG GATCCTCAAGCAGTACAACCACCCGAACATTGTCCGGCTCATCGGCGTTTGCACCCAGAAGCAGCCCATTTACATTGTCATGGAGCTTGTGCAGG ggggggactTCCTGAGCTTCCTGCGCAGCGAGGGGCCCCACCTGCGGGTGAAGGAGCTGATCAAGATGACGGAGAATGCTGCCGCCGGCATGGAGTACCTGGAGAGCAAGCACTGCATCCACAG GGACCTTGCCGCTCGCAACTGCCTGGTGACAGAGAAGAACGCCCTGAAGATCAGCGACTTTGGGATGTcacgggaggaggaggatggcatCTACGCCTCCACGGGGGGGATGAAACAGATCCCTGTCAAGTGGACCGCCCCTGAAGCACTCAATTATG GCCGATACAGCTCCGAGAGCGATGTCTGGAGCTTCGGGATCCTGCTGTGGGAAGCCTTCAGCCTGGGCGCTGTCCCCTACACCAACCTCAGCAACCAGCAGACACGAGAGGCGGTGGAGCAGG gcGTGCGGCTGGATGCCCCCGAGCAGTGCCCCGAGGAAGTGTACCAGCTGATGCAGCGGTGCTGGGAGTACGATCCCCGCAAGCGGCCCAGCTTCAGCACCATCCACCAGGACCTCATCGCCATCCGCAAGAGGCACCGGTGA
- the FES gene encoding tyrosine-protein kinase Fes/Fps isoform X2, producing MGFGPELWCPQGHSALLRLQDSELRLLELMKKWMSQRAKSDREYAGMLHHMFSQLEKQEGPGQLRAGHHSGQIGESWWVLASQTEMLSQILRRHAEELAAGPLAKLSLLIRDKQQLRKAFSEQWQQLSQEYARTTQQDMEKLKVQYRSLARDSAQAKRKYQEASKDKERDKAKEKYVRSLWKLYALHNQYVLAVQAATLHHHHHYQRALPSLHQSLYSLQQEMVLVLKEILREYHSISSLVQEDVLAVHQEIAGAIRAIDPATEYSGFIQTHRYSSEVPPAVSFDESLLEETESLVPGELQLNELTIESVQHSLTSVEEELAAATEAVSSKEQRVQELQVEIRAEEQGRSPGERVHLLGKRQGLQEVQQQLEGCLCTQAKLQAQRDLLAGKLAELGAGEPLPALPLQEDRQSVSSVEQERSGATALETLKNHISGIFSPKYLLPPPVPLIPEVQKPLCQQVWYHGAIPRSEVQELLSCSGDFLVRESQGKQEYVLSVLWDGQPRHFIIQAADNMYRLEGEGFPTIPLLIEHLLQSQQPITRKSGIVLARAVPKDKWVLNHEDVLLGERIGRGNFGEVFSGRLRADNTPVAVKSCRETLPPELKAKFLQEARILKQYNHPNIVRLIGVCTQKQPIYIVMELVQGGDFLSFLRSEGPHLRVKELIKMTENAAAGMEYLESKHCIHRDLAARNCLVTEKNALKISDFGMSREEEDGIYASTGGMKQIPVKWTAPEALNYGRYSSESDVWSFGILLWEAFSLGAVPYTNLSNQQTREAVEQGVRLDAPEQCPEEVYQLMQRCWEYDPRKRPSFSTIHQDLIAIRKRHR from the exons ATGGGCTTCGGGCCAGAGCTGTGGTGCCCGCAGGGGCACAGCGCACTGCTGCGGCTGCAGGACAGCGAGCTGCGCCTCCTGGAGCTGATGAAGAAGTGGATGTCACAGCGCGCCAAGAGCGACCGGGAGTACGCGGGGATGCTGCACCACATGTTCTCCCAGCTGGAGAAGCAAGAGGGCCCCGGGCAGCTCCGCGCCGGCCACCACAGCGGCCAGATTGGGGAG TCCTGGTGGGTGCTGGCAAGCCAGACAGAGATGCTGAGCCAGATCCTGCGGCGGCATGCGGAGGAGTTGGCGGCGGGGCCGCTGGCCAAGCTGAGCCTGCTCATCCGCGACAAGCAGCAGCTCCGCAAAGCCTTCAgcgagcagtggcagcagctcagccaggaGTATGCCCGG ACTACGCAGCAGGACATGGAGAAGCTGAAGGTGCAGTACCGCAGTCTGGCGCGCGACAGTGCCCAGGCCAAGCGCAAGTACCAAGAGGCCAGCAAAG ACAAGGAGCGAGACAAGGCGAAGGAGAAGTATGTGCGCAGCCTCTGGAAGCTCTACGCCCTGCACAACCAGTATGTGCTGGCCGTGCAGGCGGCCAcgctccaccaccaccaccactaccagCGGGCGCTGCCCAGCCTCCACCAGTCCCTCTACAGCCTGCAGCAGGAGATGGTCCTTGTCCT GAAGGAGATCCTCAGGGAGTACCACAGCATCAGCAGCCTGGTGCAGGAGGACGTGCTAGCTGTGCACCAGGAAATTGCCGGTGCTATCCGGGCCATCGACCCAGCCACCGAGTACAGCGGCTTCATCCAGACCCACAG GTACAGCTCCGAAGTGCCACCGGCTGTGTCCTTTGATGAGAGCTTGCTGGAGGAGACGGAGAGCCTGGTgccaggggagctgcagctgAACGAACTGACCATCGAGAGCGTCCAGCACTC CCTGACATCGGTCGAGGAGGAGCTGGCAGCCGCCACGGAGGCTGTGAGCAGCAAGGAGCAGCGggtgcaggagctgcaggtggAGATCCGGGCCGAGGAGCAGGgccggagccccggggagag GGTGCACTTGCTGGGCAAGCGGCAGGGGCTGCAAGAGGTGCAGCAGCAGCTCGAGGGCTGCCTCTGTACCCAGGCCAAGCTGCAGGCGCAGCGGGACCTGCTGGCTGGGAAGCTGGCGGAGCTGGGCGCCGGGGagcccctgcctgcgctgcctctgcAGGAGGACCGGCAATCGGTCTCCTCCGTG gagcaggagaggagcGGGGCCACCGCGCTGGAGACCCTCAAGAACCACATCTCGGGCATCTTCAGCCCCAAGTACTTG CTGCCGCCCCCAGTGCCCCTGATCCCAGAGGTGCAGAAGCCGCTGTGCCAGCAGGTCTGGTACCATGGGGCCATCCCGCGCTCAGAGgtgcaggagctgctgagctgcagcggGGACTTCCTGGTGCGGGAGAGCCAGGGCAAGCAGGAGTACGTGCTCAGCGTGCTGTGGGACGGGCAGCCCCGGCACTTCATCATCCAGGCTGCCGAT AACATGTACCGGCTGGAGGGGGAAGGCTTCCCCACTATCCCACTGCTGATCGAGCacctcctgcagagccagcagcccaTCACCCGGAAGAGTGGAATCGTCCTGGCCAGGGCCGTGCCCAAG GACAAATGGGTACTCAACCACGAGGACGTGCTGCTGGGGGAGCGCATTGGCCGG GGTAACTTTGGGGAGGTATTCAGCGGCCGCCTGCGTGCTGACAACACCCCTGTAGCTGTGAAATCCTGCCGGGAAACCCTCCCGCCCGAGCTCAAGGCCAAGTTTCTGCAGGAAGCCAG GATCCTCAAGCAGTACAACCACCCGAACATTGTCCGGCTCATCGGCGTTTGCACCCAGAAGCAGCCCATTTACATTGTCATGGAGCTTGTGCAGG ggggggactTCCTGAGCTTCCTGCGCAGCGAGGGGCCCCACCTGCGGGTGAAGGAGCTGATCAAGATGACGGAGAATGCTGCCGCCGGCATGGAGTACCTGGAGAGCAAGCACTGCATCCACAG GGACCTTGCCGCTCGCAACTGCCTGGTGACAGAGAAGAACGCCCTGAAGATCAGCGACTTTGGGATGTcacgggaggaggaggatggcatCTACGCCTCCACGGGGGGGATGAAACAGATCCCTGTCAAGTGGACCGCCCCTGAAGCACTCAATTATG GCCGATACAGCTCCGAGAGCGATGTCTGGAGCTTCGGGATCCTGCTGTGGGAAGCCTTCAGCCTGGGCGCTGTCCCCTACACCAACCTCAGCAACCAGCAGACACGAGAGGCGGTGGAGCAGG gcGTGCGGCTGGATGCCCCCGAGCAGTGCCCCGAGGAAGTGTACCAGCTGATGCAGCGGTGCTGGGAGTACGATCCCCGCAAGCGGCCCAGCTTCAGCACCATCCACCAGGACCTCATCGCCATCCGCAAGAGGCACCGGTGA
- the FES gene encoding tyrosine-protein kinase Fes/Fps isoform X3, protein MVSTGFPVPPQEPELHQVQTAPAAAPGGRQRQPRSRDLAAHDSELRLLELMKKWMSQRAKSDREYAGMLHHMFSQLEKQEGPGQLRAGHHSGQIGESWWVLASQTEMLSQILRRHAEELAAGPLAKLSLLIRDKQQLRKAFSEQWQQLSQEYARTTQQDMEKLKVQYRSLARDSAQAKRKYQEASKDKERDKAKEKYVRSLWKLYALHNQYVLAVQAATLHHHHHYQRALPSLHQSLYSLQQEMVLVLKEILREYHSISSLVQEDVLAVHQEIAGAIRAIDPATEYSGFIQTHRYSSEVPPAVSFDESLLEETESLVPGELQLNELTIESVQHSLTSVEEELAAATEAVSSKEQRVQELQVEIRAEEQGRSPGERVHLLGKRQGLQEVQQQLEGCLCTQAKLQAQRDLLAGKLAELGAGEPLPALPLQEDRQSVSSVEQERSGATALETLKNHISGIFSPKYLLPPPVPLIPEVQKPLCQQVWYHGAIPRSEVQELLSCSGDFLVRESQGKQEYVLSVLWDGQPRHFIIQAADNMYRLEGEGFPTIPLLIEHLLQSQQPITRKSGIVLARAVPKDKWVLNHEDVLLGERIGRGNFGEVFSGRLRADNTPVAVKSCRETLPPELKAKFLQEARILKQYNHPNIVRLIGVCTQKQPIYIVMELVQGGDFLSFLRSEGPHLRVKELIKMTENAAAGMEYLESKHCIHRDLAARNCLVTEKNALKISDFGMSREEEDGIYASTGGMKQIPVKWTAPEALNYGRYSSESDVWSFGILLWEAFSLGAVPYTNLSNQQTREAVEQGVRLDAPEQCPEEVYQLMQRCWEYDPRKRPSFSTIHQDLIAIRKRHR, encoded by the exons ATGGTCAGCACCGGGTTTCCTGTTCCTCCCCAGGAGCCGGAGCTGCACCAGGTCCAGACTGCGCCGGCTGCGGCCCCGGGAGGACGCCAGCGCCAACCCCGCAGCAGGGACCTCGCGGCACAC GACAGCGAGCTGCGCCTCCTGGAGCTGATGAAGAAGTGGATGTCACAGCGCGCCAAGAGCGACCGGGAGTACGCGGGGATGCTGCACCACATGTTCTCCCAGCTGGAGAAGCAAGAGGGCCCCGGGCAGCTCCGCGCCGGCCACCACAGCGGCCAGATTGGGGAG TCCTGGTGGGTGCTGGCAAGCCAGACAGAGATGCTGAGCCAGATCCTGCGGCGGCATGCGGAGGAGTTGGCGGCGGGGCCGCTGGCCAAGCTGAGCCTGCTCATCCGCGACAAGCAGCAGCTCCGCAAAGCCTTCAgcgagcagtggcagcagctcagccaggaGTATGCCCGG ACTACGCAGCAGGACATGGAGAAGCTGAAGGTGCAGTACCGCAGTCTGGCGCGCGACAGTGCCCAGGCCAAGCGCAAGTACCAAGAGGCCAGCAAAG ACAAGGAGCGAGACAAGGCGAAGGAGAAGTATGTGCGCAGCCTCTGGAAGCTCTACGCCCTGCACAACCAGTATGTGCTGGCCGTGCAGGCGGCCAcgctccaccaccaccaccactaccagCGGGCGCTGCCCAGCCTCCACCAGTCCCTCTACAGCCTGCAGCAGGAGATGGTCCTTGTCCT GAAGGAGATCCTCAGGGAGTACCACAGCATCAGCAGCCTGGTGCAGGAGGACGTGCTAGCTGTGCACCAGGAAATTGCCGGTGCTATCCGGGCCATCGACCCAGCCACCGAGTACAGCGGCTTCATCCAGACCCACAG GTACAGCTCCGAAGTGCCACCGGCTGTGTCCTTTGATGAGAGCTTGCTGGAGGAGACGGAGAGCCTGGTgccaggggagctgcagctgAACGAACTGACCATCGAGAGCGTCCAGCACTC CCTGACATCGGTCGAGGAGGAGCTGGCAGCCGCCACGGAGGCTGTGAGCAGCAAGGAGCAGCGggtgcaggagctgcaggtggAGATCCGGGCCGAGGAGCAGGgccggagccccggggagag GGTGCACTTGCTGGGCAAGCGGCAGGGGCTGCAAGAGGTGCAGCAGCAGCTCGAGGGCTGCCTCTGTACCCAGGCCAAGCTGCAGGCGCAGCGGGACCTGCTGGCTGGGAAGCTGGCGGAGCTGGGCGCCGGGGagcccctgcctgcgctgcctctgcAGGAGGACCGGCAATCGGTCTCCTCCGTG gagcaggagaggagcGGGGCCACCGCGCTGGAGACCCTCAAGAACCACATCTCGGGCATCTTCAGCCCCAAGTACTTG CTGCCGCCCCCAGTGCCCCTGATCCCAGAGGTGCAGAAGCCGCTGTGCCAGCAGGTCTGGTACCATGGGGCCATCCCGCGCTCAGAGgtgcaggagctgctgagctgcagcggGGACTTCCTGGTGCGGGAGAGCCAGGGCAAGCAGGAGTACGTGCTCAGCGTGCTGTGGGACGGGCAGCCCCGGCACTTCATCATCCAGGCTGCCGAT AACATGTACCGGCTGGAGGGGGAAGGCTTCCCCACTATCCCACTGCTGATCGAGCacctcctgcagagccagcagcccaTCACCCGGAAGAGTGGAATCGTCCTGGCCAGGGCCGTGCCCAAG GACAAATGGGTACTCAACCACGAGGACGTGCTGCTGGGGGAGCGCATTGGCCGG GGTAACTTTGGGGAGGTATTCAGCGGCCGCCTGCGTGCTGACAACACCCCTGTAGCTGTGAAATCCTGCCGGGAAACCCTCCCGCCCGAGCTCAAGGCCAAGTTTCTGCAGGAAGCCAG GATCCTCAAGCAGTACAACCACCCGAACATTGTCCGGCTCATCGGCGTTTGCACCCAGAAGCAGCCCATTTACATTGTCATGGAGCTTGTGCAGG ggggggactTCCTGAGCTTCCTGCGCAGCGAGGGGCCCCACCTGCGGGTGAAGGAGCTGATCAAGATGACGGAGAATGCTGCCGCCGGCATGGAGTACCTGGAGAGCAAGCACTGCATCCACAG GGACCTTGCCGCTCGCAACTGCCTGGTGACAGAGAAGAACGCCCTGAAGATCAGCGACTTTGGGATGTcacgggaggaggaggatggcatCTACGCCTCCACGGGGGGGATGAAACAGATCCCTGTCAAGTGGACCGCCCCTGAAGCACTCAATTATG GCCGATACAGCTCCGAGAGCGATGTCTGGAGCTTCGGGATCCTGCTGTGGGAAGCCTTCAGCCTGGGCGCTGTCCCCTACACCAACCTCAGCAACCAGCAGACACGAGAGGCGGTGGAGCAGG gcGTGCGGCTGGATGCCCCCGAGCAGTGCCCCGAGGAAGTGTACCAGCTGATGCAGCGGTGCTGGGAGTACGATCCCCGCAAGCGGCCCAGCTTCAGCACCATCCACCAGGACCTCATCGCCATCCGCAAGAGGCACCGGTGA